A stretch of Leptospira hartskeerlii DNA encodes these proteins:
- the cobA gene encoding uroporphyrinogen-III C-methyltransferase — translation MNTEVGKVYLVGAGPGNPELMTLKALRILEKAEVILYDALLDSSFLEYFPSSSVVHYVGKRAGQHSATQEEIQELIVRYSLQGKTVVRLKGGDPFVFGRGGEELLTLRKHKIPYEIIPGVSALSAGSSGAGFPLTHRGLSRQVLIMDGHTVLQEDTDWKWFAEFKGTIALFMGTSSIVQISKNLVDNGASSLVPVALVENASLKNQKTTVTSLGRIIEEGLSKQSSGPGIIYIGPVVHLIGENPELDFQGFASQGEEV, via the coding sequence ATGAATACCGAAGTGGGAAAAGTATATTTGGTGGGCGCAGGTCCCGGAAACCCGGAACTTATGACCTTAAAGGCCCTGAGAATATTAGAAAAAGCGGAAGTAATTCTGTACGACGCTTTATTAGATTCTTCCTTTTTAGAATATTTTCCTTCTTCTTCCGTCGTTCATTATGTTGGTAAACGGGCAGGACAACATTCCGCAACCCAAGAAGAGATCCAAGAACTGATCGTTCGATATTCTCTCCAAGGTAAAACTGTGGTACGTTTGAAAGGAGGGGATCCTTTCGTATTTGGCAGAGGCGGAGAAGAATTACTCACTTTAAGAAAACATAAAATTCCGTACGAGATCATTCCAGGTGTGAGCGCATTGAGTGCTGGATCTTCCGGTGCAGGTTTTCCTTTAACTCATAGAGGATTATCCAGACAGGTTCTGATCATGGATGGCCATACGGTTTTGCAAGAAGACACTGATTGGAAATGGTTTGCGGAATTCAAAGGTACGATCGCTCTGTTTATGGGGACCTCCTCCATTGTGCAGATCTCAAAAAATTTGGTCGATAACGGAGCTTCTTCTCTTGTCCCAGTAGCTCTCGTCGAGAACGCGAGTTTAAAAAATCAAAAGACAACCGTAACAAGTTTGGGTAGAATTATAGAAGAAGGTCTATCCAAACAAAGTTCAGGACCTGGGATTATTTATATCGGGCCTGTTGTTCATCTGATCGGAGAAAATCCTGAGCTAGACTTTCAAGGATTTGCTTCTCAAGGAGAAGAAGTATGA
- a CDS encoding precorrin-2 dehydrogenase/sirohydrochlorin ferrochelatase family protein, whose protein sequence is MNKLLPVFIKLENKKVLVVGGGNVALEKLQHLKDTGCALTVISKEFKSETANLLSSIKDTKIETREVNVSDLDGFDLVYSATNDRQTNRDLVEYAKQKKIWINCADDPSLCDFYSSAYFDRGPIRVAVSTQGGFAGLAGTIRTILEEVLPKDHDQELENLLEIRNLTKSKLGDPEKRKAALKFLLGEFKEKYLSTDTKS, encoded by the coding sequence ATGAATAAACTTCTTCCTGTTTTTATAAAATTAGAAAATAAAAAGGTGTTAGTAGTGGGCGGAGGAAATGTCGCCCTTGAAAAACTACAACATTTAAAAGATACCGGCTGTGCACTCACAGTTATCTCTAAAGAATTCAAATCGGAAACTGCCAATTTACTTTCTTCCATTAAGGATACAAAGATAGAAACAAGAGAAGTCAATGTTTCCGATCTGGACGGTTTCGATCTAGTGTATTCTGCCACAAACGATAGACAGACAAATCGTGACTTGGTGGAATACGCAAAGCAAAAAAAGATCTGGATCAATTGTGCGGACGATCCTTCTCTTTGCGATTTTTATTCTTCTGCATATTTTGATAGGGGACCGATCCGTGTGGCGGTTTCCACCCAGGGAGGGTTTGCCGGGCTTGCGGGCACCATCCGCACTATTCTTGAAGAGGTCCTTCCTAAGGATCACGACCAGGAATTGGAAAATTTATTAGAAATCCGTAATTTAACTAAAAGTAAACTGGGAGATCCCGAAAAAAGAAAAGCGGCTCTCAAATTTTTGCTCGGAGAGTTTAAGGAAAAATATCTCTCCACGGATACGAAATCATAG
- a CDS encoding NADPH-dependent assimilatory sulfite reductase hemoprotein subunit, producing the protein MSEQKELSEVEHIKTASRGLRGKIGTAIETGADGFEEDDKQLIKFHGMYQQKDRDRRKDDAGEFIENPTSFMIRGRIPGGRLTSDQYMVWDDLADKFGGGALRLTTRQSIQMHTILLKDLKPIMQAVHKVNLSTMGACGDVVRNVTQALNPWGNKELSQLDPIAQLLSDHFKYKSNAYAELWLGESQLNKEDEPDPIYGTTYLPRKFKIAVTLAGNNSVDIYTNDMGFAGTLDANGKIDGYFAFAGGGLGMTHNKAETYPRAADLLGWIPKKDLISVAEGIVTSHRDFGDRTNRKHARLKYVLAEKGVEWFRSEVERRSGTKFDIDRKLPKWETPNYLGWTERADGTLALGFHTLSGRIKDFPEKPLKTALKDIISTFKLNVQVTADQDLVLMGIKKEDKEKLEAKLKEYNINPASPKPLYDRALACPALPTCGLALTESERTFPQLLESIQKVIDKLDLNDRAPIVRMTGCPNGCARPYSAEIGIVGQQAGGKYSLFFGGNPEGTKVGDYVAKKVPFADIPVQLEKAFEVWKKEGNPNERFGDFAARYSLDKFRELLGAM; encoded by the coding sequence ATGTCAGAACAAAAAGAACTTAGCGAAGTCGAGCATATTAAAACCGCCTCTAGGGGACTAAGGGGAAAGATCGGTACTGCTATTGAAACAGGTGCAGATGGTTTCGAGGAAGACGACAAACAATTGATCAAGTTCCACGGAATGTACCAGCAAAAGGACAGGGACCGTAGAAAGGACGATGCGGGAGAATTTATAGAGAATCCGACCTCTTTTATGATCCGAGGAAGGATCCCAGGTGGAAGACTTACTTCTGATCAATATATGGTTTGGGACGATCTGGCTGATAAATTCGGCGGTGGTGCTTTACGTTTAACTACTAGACAGTCCATCCAAATGCATACGATCCTTCTCAAAGATCTGAAACCGATCATGCAGGCAGTCCATAAGGTCAATCTTTCTACCATGGGAGCGTGTGGGGACGTGGTGCGTAACGTAACTCAAGCTTTAAATCCTTGGGGAAACAAAGAGCTTAGCCAATTAGACCCGATCGCCCAATTATTATCCGATCATTTTAAATATAAGAGTAATGCTTACGCCGAATTATGGTTAGGTGAAAGCCAACTTAATAAAGAAGATGAGCCTGATCCTATTTATGGAACTACTTATCTTCCAAGAAAGTTCAAGATAGCGGTTACTCTTGCCGGAAATAACTCAGTCGATATTTACACTAACGATATGGGATTCGCGGGTACTTTAGATGCGAATGGCAAGATAGACGGTTATTTCGCTTTCGCAGGCGGTGGACTCGGAATGACTCACAATAAGGCCGAGACGTATCCTAGAGCTGCTGATTTGCTCGGTTGGATCCCTAAAAAAGATCTGATCTCAGTTGCAGAGGGTATTGTAACTTCTCATAGAGATTTCGGAGATCGTACAAATCGTAAACATGCTCGTCTGAAATATGTTTTAGCGGAGAAGGGTGTGGAATGGTTCCGCTCCGAAGTAGAACGCAGATCCGGCACAAAATTCGATATCGATCGTAAACTTCCTAAATGGGAAACTCCAAACTACCTGGGTTGGACGGAAAGAGCCGACGGAACTCTTGCATTAGGATTCCATACTCTTTCAGGAAGGATCAAAGACTTCCCTGAGAAACCGTTAAAGACTGCTTTAAAAGATATCATTTCCACCTTTAAACTGAATGTGCAGGTAACTGCAGATCAGGACTTGGTTTTGATGGGAATCAAAAAAGAGGATAAAGAGAAGTTAGAAGCTAAATTAAAAGAATATAATATTAATCCTGCTTCTCCTAAACCTTTGTATGATCGTGCACTTGCTTGTCCTGCACTTCCTACTTGCGGTTTAGCGTTGACTGAATCCGAAAGAACTTTTCCTCAACTACTGGAATCCATTCAAAAAGTGATCGATAAACTGGATCTGAACGATAGAGCTCCTATCGTGAGAATGACTGGATGTCCTAACGGTTGCGCGAGACCTTATTCCGCGGAAATAGGTATCGTCGGGCAACAGGCTGGCGGAAAATATTCCTTATTTTTCGGGGGAAATCCGGAGGGAACAAAAGTGGGCGACTACGTTGCTAAAAAAGTTCCTTTTGCAGACATTCCTGTTCAACTAGAGAAAGCATTCGAAGTTTGGAAGAAGGAAGGAAATCCGAATGAAAGATTCGGAGACTTTGCTGCTCGATACTCCTTGGATAAGTTCAGGGAATTGCTCGGGGCGATGTAA
- a CDS encoding SMP-30/gluconolactonase/LRE family protein: protein MFHRSLSNPAVRILIPFISLFLIFGTFILFGWTKIDPTDYDPDDIIRQEERDILFISNVVNEKSPIEKPFGLAVDSKGAIYTGSSDGNIYKIKTDGQTELFAKTSGRVLGIVFDGKENLVACVSGLGLAFYDPKGNENVLLREDSEGNPLINLYGLDIGSDGTVYFTEVSRKFSYEDSYLEELESRPNGRILSYDPRTQEVKTVLEDLYHPTGISLSSSEDFLVFGEKYRHRVSRFWLKGKKEGKDQFLITHLPGSPALISSDSQRNFWIALSSPRHIAIDKIQNFPILKRGIAALPFFFKPIEGELAYILSMNEEGDISLSLMDNTSDKLGSITSALQYGSGILLAGFSTQKVWKWKFETLEMFF from the coding sequence ATGTTCCATCGATCTCTTTCTAATCCAGCCGTTCGAATACTTATTCCTTTTATTTCCCTATTCCTAATTTTTGGGACCTTTATTCTTTTCGGTTGGACAAAGATTGATCCGACGGATTACGATCCGGACGATATTATCCGCCAAGAAGAAAGAGATATATTATTTATCTCTAATGTAGTAAACGAAAAATCTCCTATAGAAAAACCTTTCGGTCTTGCAGTTGATTCTAAGGGAGCTATTTATACAGGTTCTTCCGATGGAAATATTTATAAGATCAAAACTGACGGACAAACGGAACTATTCGCTAAAACTTCAGGAAGAGTATTAGGGATCGTATTCGACGGAAAGGAAAATCTAGTCGCCTGTGTTTCCGGACTAGGACTTGCATTTTATGATCCCAAAGGAAATGAAAATGTGCTTCTTAGAGAGGATTCCGAAGGAAATCCATTAATCAATCTGTACGGCCTGGATATCGGATCCGACGGAACTGTTTATTTTACAGAAGTTAGTCGAAAGTTTTCTTACGAAGATTCTTATTTGGAAGAATTAGAGTCCAGACCTAACGGTAGAATTCTTTCGTATGATCCAAGGACCCAAGAGGTTAAAACGGTATTAGAAGATCTGTATCATCCTACAGGGATCAGTTTATCTTCTTCCGAAGACTTTTTGGTTTTTGGAGAGAAATATAGACACCGTGTTTCTCGTTTTTGGTTAAAAGGAAAGAAAGAGGGGAAGGACCAGTTCCTCATCACACATCTTCCAGGAAGCCCTGCACTGATCAGTTCAGATTCTCAAAGAAATTTTTGGATCGCCTTGTCTTCACCTAGACATATCGCAATCGATAAGATACAAAATTTTCCTATCTTGAAAAGGGGAATTGCTGCACTTCCATTCTTCTTTAAACCGATTGAGGGAGAACTAGCTTATATTCTTTCTATGAATGAGGAAGGAGACATTAGTCTTTCTTTAATGGATAATACTTCTGATAAATTGGGATCCATTACTTCGGCTTTGCAATACGGATCAGGGATTTTACTCGCAGGGTTTTCCACCCAAAAAGTTTGGAAATGGAAATTTGAAACTCTGGAAATGTTTTTCTAA
- a CDS encoding peptidoglycan DD-metalloendopeptidase family protein, which yields MPSFKRHLLILISALILISLNEVHAVYDRLPLKSLEYSDTKIIRVREEIKYNLQISVSNLDQKDLVHLRFLVYKVGPKDTFFKIMARTGMDLDTLSSVNELASPQDIYPGMELLIPNMRGVYDSEEHSPDESARKKVAARFRISSKFLYYDDLRKSWFVPGRGLPKEEKNFFYGLVFSDPLAEEGRLSSKFGRRKDPFTKKDTFHGGIDLAAEEGTPVFASADGEVSFSGTRGGYGSLIVLKHGLGYETKYGHLSKLLVAPGTKVKKGQLIGEVGMSGRATGFHLHFEVLRNSLRQRPIFKGHV from the coding sequence ATGCCTTCCTTCAAAAGACATCTCCTAATTTTAATATCCGCACTCATACTAATCTCATTAAACGAGGTCCACGCGGTTTACGATCGCCTTCCCTTAAAAAGTTTAGAATATTCGGATACAAAGATCATCCGAGTCAGAGAAGAAATAAAATATAACCTTCAAATTTCAGTTTCCAACTTGGACCAAAAAGATTTGGTTCATCTTAGATTCCTTGTCTACAAAGTTGGACCCAAGGATACTTTTTTTAAGATCATGGCCAGGACCGGAATGGACTTGGACACTCTCTCCTCCGTAAACGAATTGGCATCTCCCCAAGACATCTATCCTGGTATGGAACTTTTGATCCCGAATATGAGAGGAGTTTACGACTCGGAAGAACATTCTCCCGACGAGTCTGCACGCAAAAAAGTCGCGGCACGTTTTCGGATCTCTTCCAAATTCTTATACTATGATGACCTCAGAAAATCCTGGTTCGTTCCAGGAAGAGGATTACCTAAAGAAGAGAAAAACTTTTTTTACGGATTAGTATTCTCCGATCCATTAGCGGAAGAAGGAAGACTGAGTTCCAAGTTTGGAAGAAGAAAGGACCCTTTTACTAAAAAGGATACCTTTCACGGGGGGATCGATCTTGCAGCTGAGGAAGGAACTCCTGTATTTGCATCAGCAGATGGAGAAGTTTCTTTTTCGGGAACAAGAGGTGGTTATGGGAGCCTAATTGTTCTAAAACATGGATTGGGTTATGAAACCAAGTACGGACATTTAAGCAAATTGTTAGTAGCACCCGGCACAAAGGTCAAAAAAGGACAATTGATCGGAGAAGTCGGAATGAGCGGCAGAGCCACCGGATTTCATTTACATTTTGAAGTATTAAGAAATAGTTTGAGACAGAGACCCATTTTTAAGGGTCATGTCTAA
- a CDS encoding CPBP family intramembrane glutamic endopeptidase: MDLEKEDQKLAPGRDVLLMGLIQVFVLFIGMYSYMKVTRFQVESTLSLKASKQNFTKAKEVVNTVPSEVVWNEPASAEKAVREYTEFVVTKRPWLLSLDRIIWGLCFLVPSYFFIRKIARIETAEFTDSASGRDILAGIATGFATFCFVNVASSLIFFIIGKPQSNYLEIILTKNLFLNWKLLGWTLLAIAFGAGIFEEFFFRGFLLKYFEEKNLGSIGLIITSVIFGVVHFNGGSYVAPILLIFVGLSFGISYLKTGNIWVPVTAHITYNASMLLAGFLLGDRIS; the protein is encoded by the coding sequence ATGGATTTAGAAAAGGAAGATCAAAAACTCGCACCCGGCAGAGATGTTCTACTCATGGGCCTGATCCAGGTTTTCGTACTGTTTATCGGTATGTATTCCTATATGAAGGTCACTCGATTCCAAGTAGAGAGCACCTTATCTTTAAAGGCTTCCAAACAAAATTTTACAAAGGCAAAAGAAGTAGTAAACACTGTACCTTCCGAGGTAGTTTGGAACGAACCTGCTTCTGCCGAAAAAGCTGTTAGAGAATATACCGAATTTGTAGTCACAAAACGTCCTTGGTTATTGTCCTTGGATAGGATCATCTGGGGGCTATGCTTTTTGGTTCCTTCTTACTTTTTTATTCGAAAGATCGCTAGAATAGAAACTGCAGAATTCACTGACTCGGCAAGCGGCAGAGATATACTCGCGGGTATCGCAACCGGATTTGCTACATTCTGTTTTGTGAATGTAGCTAGTAGCCTGATCTTTTTTATCATAGGCAAACCCCAATCCAATTATCTAGAGATCATTCTTACTAAAAATCTTTTCTTAAATTGGAAATTATTAGGATGGACCTTGCTTGCAATCGCATTCGGAGCTGGAATTTTTGAGGAATTTTTCTTTAGGGGATTTTTGCTGAAGTACTTTGAAGAAAAAAACTTAGGATCTATTGGGCTCATTATCACTTCCGTTATTTTTGGAGTGGTACATTTTAACGGAGGATCTTACGTGGCTCCGATCCTTCTTATCTTTGTAGGACTTTCGTTCGGAATTTCTTATTTAAAAACCGGTAATATATGGGTGCCTGTGACTGCACATATCACTTATAATGCATCTATGCTTTTAGCCGGATTTCTACTTGGAGATCGGATCTCTTGA
- a CDS encoding chloride channel protein yields MFGNAFDEFRQRPISSYFTIKGRRSLYLYCVLTGIVSGLGALLFSRALAWAEYISLESISGLHNTHSGGEYYVSLGPIASIYLGRWALLVLPILGGLIAGWIIWKFSPDSAGTGTDSLIDSFHNKEGKVDPKVPLIKSIATVFTLSSGGSGGKEGPISLIGAGFGSLVANITKAGARARRTLLLAGTAGGLGAIFHAPLGGALTSVEMVYREDIESDTLVPCIISSVTAFLTYSSFNGFGSVYKVPEIGFIEYKELIFYLFLGIVCYLNGAFLIKVFQFMQEWSKSWKFPMWIKPALGGIPVGIIGYFLPEVLGTGAGVLQDVLEGSFQFPNYGPYLDQDLQIILFFLLLAFLKIITTSFTIGSGGSAGMFGPSLFIGGMLGGALGTFAKLVLGYQVSVSSFVLVGMGAFYAGIASAPIAGMVMICEIIGSYSLLPPLMIVSIITFVLSHKLNLYKSQKNTRFQSPAHDWDMNRDLLEGIIIQDIKSKLRNIAEVKTSTLLSQLEEEALKINASDYIVLEENGKYFGMISLRTSRLFLEGRNLTQNLILVKEVTDTSIQPISVRTNLATTFKTLLDTGMDKIPVEENGKYLGYLRYADIISIYFEKTRSSKPVLGP; encoded by the coding sequence ATGTTCGGAAATGCCTTCGACGAATTCCGACAAAGACCTATTTCATCTTATTTTACGATTAAGGGTAGAAGGTCCTTATATCTATATTGTGTTCTTACCGGGATCGTTTCCGGTTTGGGCGCTCTTCTTTTTTCCCGAGCGCTTGCCTGGGCAGAGTATATTTCTTTAGAATCAATATCAGGTTTACATAATACACATTCCGGTGGGGAATACTACGTTTCCCTGGGGCCGATCGCTTCTATTTATTTGGGAAGATGGGCGCTTCTGGTGCTTCCTATCTTGGGAGGACTGATTGCCGGTTGGATTATCTGGAAATTTTCTCCGGACTCTGCAGGAACCGGAACGGATTCATTAATAGATTCTTTTCATAATAAAGAAGGTAAGGTAGATCCGAAAGTTCCTTTGATCAAATCGATCGCTACAGTATTTACTTTATCTTCCGGAGGGAGCGGAGGAAAGGAAGGCCCTATCTCCCTTATCGGAGCCGGATTTGGTTCCTTAGTTGCAAATATAACTAAAGCAGGTGCTAGAGCAAGGCGCACATTATTACTCGCCGGAACTGCGGGCGGTCTAGGTGCTATTTTTCATGCTCCCTTAGGAGGAGCATTAACCTCCGTAGAGATGGTGTATAGAGAAGATATAGAAAGTGATACTTTGGTTCCTTGTATCATTTCTTCCGTGACTGCATTCTTAACATATTCTTCCTTTAATGGATTCGGTTCCGTTTATAAAGTTCCCGAGATCGGATTTATAGAGTATAAGGAACTCATCTTTTATTTGTTTTTAGGGATCGTTTGTTATTTGAATGGGGCCTTTCTCATCAAGGTATTTCAATTCATGCAAGAATGGTCCAAGTCTTGGAAATTTCCGATGTGGATCAAGCCAGCGTTAGGCGGAATTCCTGTAGGAATTATCGGATATTTTTTACCGGAAGTTCTAGGGACTGGAGCCGGCGTTCTACAAGATGTGTTAGAAGGTAGTTTTCAATTTCCGAATTACGGTCCTTATTTGGATCAAGATCTGCAGATCATCCTTTTCTTCTTACTTCTCGCATTTTTGAAAATTATCACCACTTCATTTACGATCGGGAGCGGTGGATCTGCCGGAATGTTCGGTCCTTCTTTATTCATTGGCGGAATGTTAGGAGGAGCGTTAGGAACATTTGCCAAATTAGTTTTAGGTTATCAGGTGTCCGTTTCTTCTTTTGTGCTGGTCGGGATGGGTGCGTTTTACGCAGGGATTGCGAGTGCTCCGATTGCAGGAATGGTGATGATTTGTGAGATCATAGGAAGTTATTCCCTTCTTCCGCCTTTAATGATTGTTTCAATTATCACTTTTGTTCTTTCTCATAAACTTAATTTATATAAAAGTCAGAAGAACACCCGCTTTCAATCTCCCGCTCATGATTGGGATATGAATAGAGACTTGTTAGAAGGGATCATCATCCAAGATATCAAGAGCAAACTTAGAAATATTGCAGAGGTCAAAACTTCTACCCTTCTCTCTCAGTTAGAAGAAGAAGCGCTGAAGATCAATGCAAGCGACTATATCGTCTTGGAGGAGAATGGAAAATATTTCGGAATGATTTCTCTGCGTACAAGTCGCTTATTTTTAGAAGGAAGAAACCTCACTCAGAACCTTATCCTTGTGAAAGAAGTGACTGATACATCGATTCAGCCGATTTCTGTCCGAACAAACCTGGCCACTACCTTCAAAACCCTTTTGGATACTGGGATGGATAAGATTCCTGTGGAAGAGAATGGAAAATATTTGGGATATTTACGTTATGCTGACATCATTTCCATATATTTTGAAAAGACCCGATCTTCTAAGCCAGTTTTAGGCCCTTAA
- a CDS encoding OmpP1/FadL family transporter — protein sequence MRNRVSSQKIISGSRIILAVLGILGVGTSELTAGSYGDIYGAHAGAAGMAGAVTATVNNSSAVFYNVAGLGRLNEADLFIAQWEQKEKEKEAAASGEAPKDANGNPIPQEGPLLNTEPQTEEGGAPAKWYKRAWFNFRDGFANMGKGMFTYQPLLRPNRPYHEVSFLGTYANPTLKNNAPKNENTKNPDDSYVGLGFTMNLNEIFDIGRTIRFGLNAIVPASGNLMVVNDQNPTVPRYLQSGKSNERPTIMAGVGVELWKDRLFAGVGITALAGGSGAILLKDVPISPDPVQANSQVVLTLKPIINPTYGLQFTYGKWSAGVSYKRETYLSADPIPARAQTTLLGIQLDFDLALLDQYNPRVWSYGIGFRPTEKLLLNVDVNREIWSLYKLSRIKEKYSEPLNFNDTTNVRLGAEYAFRPFLKFRGGIGKRPSPVPHYSGENNWMDNDRMIYSIGVSYIFNGRNFAFLKDRLKNPVIFDLAITNQQLKSVEINKTFPTERNPSYNYGGYIWSMTFSVSLFF from the coding sequence ATGCGAAACAGAGTTTCTAGTCAAAAAATTATCTCCGGGTCGAGGATTATCCTCGCAGTTCTGGGGATATTAGGAGTCGGCACCTCGGAATTGACTGCCGGTAGTTACGGGGATATTTATGGTGCTCACGCGGGTGCAGCGGGAATGGCGGGTGCAGTCACTGCTACTGTCAATAACTCATCTGCGGTTTTCTACAATGTTGCCGGTTTGGGAAGATTGAATGAAGCGGATTTGTTCATAGCTCAATGGGAACAAAAGGAAAAAGAGAAAGAAGCAGCGGCTAGTGGAGAAGCTCCTAAGGACGCAAATGGAAATCCTATTCCTCAAGAAGGTCCTTTGCTCAATACCGAACCTCAAACCGAGGAAGGTGGAGCACCTGCTAAATGGTACAAAAGAGCTTGGTTTAATTTCAGAGACGGCTTTGCCAATATGGGAAAGGGAATGTTCACTTACCAACCTCTTCTCCGCCCGAACCGTCCTTATCATGAAGTGTCCTTCTTAGGGACTTACGCGAATCCTACATTAAAGAACAACGCTCCTAAGAACGAGAACACTAAGAACCCTGACGATAGTTATGTTGGTTTGGGTTTTACGATGAACCTAAACGAAATTTTCGATATAGGTAGAACCATTCGTTTCGGATTGAATGCTATCGTTCCTGCTTCCGGAAATCTAATGGTGGTGAACGATCAAAACCCTACTGTTCCTAGATACCTTCAATCAGGAAAAAGTAATGAACGTCCTACCATTATGGCCGGGGTCGGTGTGGAACTTTGGAAGGATCGTCTTTTCGCAGGGGTCGGTATCACTGCACTTGCTGGCGGTTCCGGTGCGATCTTATTAAAAGATGTTCCGATCTCTCCGGATCCTGTACAGGCGAACTCACAAGTAGTCTTAACTTTAAAACCGATCATCAATCCGACTTACGGACTCCAATTCACTTATGGAAAATGGAGCGCTGGGGTTTCGTATAAGAGAGAAACATATTTGTCTGCGGACCCGATTCCTGCTCGTGCACAGACTACTCTTTTAGGGATCCAATTGGATTTCGATCTGGCTTTGTTGGATCAGTACAACCCGAGAGTTTGGTCTTACGGTATTGGATTCAGGCCTACAGAAAAACTTTTATTAAACGTAGATGTGAACAGAGAGATCTGGAGTTTATATAAACTTTCCAGGATTAAGGAAAAATATTCCGAGCCTCTGAATTTCAATGATACCACGAACGTTCGTTTGGGAGCGGAGTATGCTTTCCGTCCTTTCTTGAAGTTCAGAGGGGGTATCGGGAAAAGACCTTCTCCTGTTCCTCATTATTCCGGAGAAAACAACTGGATGGATAATGATCGTATGATCTACTCCATCGGGGTATCTTATATCTTCAACGGAAGGAACTTCGCGTTCTTGAAAGATAGATTGAAAAACCCGGTAATATTTGATTTAGCCATTACAAATCAACAGTTGAAAAGTGTGGAGATCAATAAAACTTTCCCTACGGAAAGGAATCCAAGCTACAATTACGGCGGATATATCTGGTCTATGACCTTCTCCGTAAGCTTATTCTTCTAA
- a CDS encoding sterol desaturase family protein — protein sequence MEKNIIELITPVFFVLIVVELLYSVFGNKPFYRFKDSINNLSAGIFMQIFTVFITLGLMAVYSWVYAKFGILNISNDSWIGWVFCFVLADFFYYWYHRFGHEINIFWASHVPHHQSEDYNFTVALRQGVTQNTFSLPFYLPLALIGFPPIMFLLCIQINFAYQFWLHTRAIPKLGIFEWVFNTPSQHRVHHGRDPKYIDKNYAGTFAIWDRMFGSYKEEEEEPIFGIVKPMQTWSPVWTQFHYFEELFLLSWQTKSWKDKFLVWIKPPGWKPKDLGESVVPPEINRSTYQKFNTHIPYTLLAYSITQFFFGLGASMVYIEFKKELPLFEMCALGFYVLWTLWNIGAIFELKTSGIVSELIRLASIAALTYVYPFDFTHVEKLTAVLPVETLQYLPELMKQVALISFFVLGGFLVSQKRFFSIKGYTPKTV from the coding sequence ATGGAAAAGAATATAATTGAACTGATTACTCCCGTATTTTTCGTTTTGATAGTTGTAGAACTACTTTATTCCGTGTTTGGCAACAAACCGTTCTATCGTTTTAAAGACTCTATCAATAACCTTTCGGCTGGGATTTTCATGCAGATCTTTACGGTGTTTATCACTCTCGGATTGATGGCTGTGTATTCCTGGGTATATGCAAAATTTGGAATATTGAATATTTCAAACGACTCCTGGATAGGTTGGGTGTTTTGTTTCGTTCTAGCGGACTTCTTCTATTATTGGTATCATAGATTCGGACACGAGATCAATATCTTCTGGGCTTCCCATGTGCCTCATCACCAAAGTGAAGATTATAATTTTACTGTGGCTTTAAGACAAGGGGTTACTCAAAATACATTTTCCCTCCCTTTTTATCTTCCTTTAGCATTGATAGGATTTCCACCTATCATGTTCCTTCTTTGTATCCAAATCAATTTTGCATACCAATTCTGGCTCCATACTAGAGCGATCCCTAAGTTAGGAATTTTTGAATGGGTCTTTAATACTCCTTCTCAGCATAGAGTTCACCACGGAAGAGATCCTAAGTATATAGATAAGAATTATGCAGGAACATTTGCGATTTGGGACAGAATGTTCGGATCTTACAAAGAGGAAGAAGAAGAGCCTATCTTTGGGATCGTAAAACCTATGCAGACCTGGAGTCCCGTTTGGACACAGTTCCATTATTTCGAAGAGCTGTTCCTTCTTTCTTGGCAGACCAAAAGTTGGAAGGATAAATTTTTAGTTTGGATCAAACCTCCAGGCTGGAAGCCGAAAGATCTGGGAGAATCAGTGGTTCCTCCGGAGATCAATCGTTCTACGTATCAAAAATTTAATACACACATTCCTTATACATTGTTAGCGTATTCAATCACTCAATTCTTCTTTGGGCTTGGCGCTTCTATGGTTTATATAGAGTTCAAAAAGGAATTACCTCTGTTTGAAATGTGCGCTTTAGGTTTTTATGTTCTTTGGACTCTTTGGAATATAGGTGCCATCTTCGAATTAAAAACTTCAGGTATCGTTTCTGAGCTGATCCGTTTGGCTTCTATAGCAGCCTTGACTTATGTGTATCCTTTTGATTTTACTCATGTGGAAAAATTGACTGCTGTTCTTCCGGTAGAGACATTACAATATCTCCCGGAGCTAATGAAGCAAGTAGCATTGATCTCATTCTTTGTGTTGGGAGGCTTTTTAGTTTCTCAAAAAAGGTTTTTTAGTATCAAAGGATATACGCCTAAAACAGTTTAG